A portion of the Lampris incognitus isolate fLamInc1 chromosome 9, fLamInc1.hap2, whole genome shotgun sequence genome contains these proteins:
- the thrap3a gene encoding thyroid hormone receptor-associated protein 3 encodes MSKSTKSASKSRSRSRSPPRSRSTSHSRSRSRSRSHSRPRKHRYSSRSRSRTRSRSPSHNREKKYPRGYQNNREVHGFYRGFRRPYHFRGRGRGFFPRGRYQRGGGGGGGRGGFRPNWKNYRQHPQQQQQYLQQQQNHSRGRSYSPKKRHGSPPAQSHNHHSDRSSSPVSRHSHHSSSSSLHSCSPKQRSALGQTPHDAKDVKGEHSASKEAQTGGGAGEKPVEVSGMLAGGGDDGLVGEKTGNNWKGLTSYSTSPSKPSPLENSAAIVGQITPTASQPCNSPKNASAASNGAPSRQTVGNVPPQKSPVPMFSGFGFFKDDDLDGDKAAISTAFKKFLEEHKNMNAKSAWLNGKNAEVNDVDVGQGKTNGKKPAGIFDPVSHKHKEDFEGNVSLSSFLKASPFLSGDGEEDEEEEEGSVVNSRSLSLRTDRPNGGEFSQKSKGKVARSGRELFEEQFGKWENLAYNQLAKDDDLDATAEEMYCCQNQGKAAAIAAALAKREMAGVLRASSPERGYKARRMEKSASGPPPSPPFRRNSYREMFTVRGEDSPSKVSKKEEAKFNVRMDFLRDSLTSSSDILAGERQLSQDLVQSSKKEQEFRSIFQHVQMSQSQKSPSELFSQHIVTIVHHTKAQHFADSGMTLNERFAMYQRRAAQKEMSKPRKSPEIHRRIDVSPSAFKKHSQLFEAMKSAEDGSYKDIGEKLKGDSMDLRLDIERRKKYSARNRDYIQDGGRDVGDSPDSSRERSAEKPSKRHKKSKKSKKKRSRSSSSSSSSSSSSSSKSHREEENFHHRKSNPKDEGFNKARLGPRDSSGPGDREAPRGGFQFRIRGRGWNRGNHVGNGALSNHSNVSMHPKHEDWDPEYTPKSKKYFLHDDRDREREGRWLDSRGRGRGNSVRGRARFIIRKANLGLSNHSPKWAHDKFQVNGEQGERQVEDTEQDHKERETDQDTENT; translated from the exons ATGTCCAAATCCACAAAATCAGCCTCCAAGTCTCGATCCCGCTCCAGGTCTCCCCCCAGATCCCGCTCCACATCTCACTCCAGGAGTCGCTCCCGATCCCGCTCCCACTCCCGACCCAGGAAGCACCGCTACAG TTCGAGGTCGAGGTCAAGGACAAGATCTCGTTCTCCGTCTCATAACCGGGAGAAGAAATATCCCAGAGGATATCAGAACAACCGTGAGGTTCACGGCTTCTACCGAGGCTTCCGGAGGCCCTATCACTTCAGGGGCCGCGGGCGGGGCTTCTTTCCTCGTGGACGCTACCAGCGTggcggtggtgggggtggtggccgTGGCGGTTTCCGTCCAAACTGGAAGAACTATAGACAGCaccctcaacaacaacaacaatatctgcaacaacaacaaaaccattcCCGAGGTCGGTCATATAGCCCCAAGAAACGCCACGGAAGCCCCCCCGCTCAGAGTCACAACCACCATTCTGACCGATCCTCATCACCCGTGTCCAGACACTCCcaccactcctcctcctcttctttacACTCTTGCTCTCCCAAACAGAGGTCAGCCTTGGGGCAGACCCCGCACGATGCCAAGGATGTGAAGGGGGAGCACTCGGCCTCCAAGGAGGcccagacaggaggaggagcaggtgaGAAGCCAGTGGAGGTCAGTGGGATGTTAGCAGGAGGAGGTGATGATGGCTTGGTGGGTGAGAAAACTGGGAATAACTGGAAAGGTTTGACAAGTTACAGTACCAGTCCCAGTAAGCCCAGTCCTCTGGAAAACTCAGCAGCTATTGTTGGTCAAATCACGCCAACTGCTAGCCAACCTTGTAATTCCCCCAAAAACGCCAGTGCAGCCAGCAATGGCGCCCCCTCTCGGCAGACGGTGGGTAATGTACCCCCTCAGAAAAGCCCTGTGCCAATGTTTTCTGGTTTTGGCTTCTTTAAAGATGACGACCTGGACGGAGATAAAGCTGCAATCTCCACCGCCTTCAAAAA GTTCTTGGAGGAGCACAAAAACATGAATGCAAAATCTGCCTGGCTAAATGGCAAGAACGCAGAGGTGAATGATGTAGACGTGGGACAAGGGAAAACAAATGGCAAGAAACCTGCGGGTATCTTTGACCCAGTGTCCCACAAACACAAGGAGGATTTTGAAGGCAATGTGTCTTTGAGCAGCTTTCTGAAAGCTTCCCCTTTTCTGTCCGGTGATggggaggaagatgaggaggaggaggaggggtcagTGGTCAACTCCCGTTCACTATCACTCCGCACAGACCGGCCCAATGGGGGCGAGTTCTCTCAAAAGTCAAAGGGCAAAGTCGCCCGCTCAGGTCGCGAGCTGTTCGAAGAGCAGTTTGGCAAGTGGGAGAATCTGGCCTACAACCAGCTCGCCAAAGACGATGACCTTGACGCCACGGCAGAAGAGATGTACTGCTGTCAAAATCAGGGCAAAGCTGCTGCCATTGCTGCTGCTCTCGCCAAAAGAGAGATGGCGGGCGTGCTGCGGGCCTCGTCCCCGGAGAGAGGCTACAAAGCGAGGAGGATGGAGAAATCTGCCTCCGGCCCGCCTCCTTCACCTCCATTCAGGAGAAACTCTTACAGGGAGATGTTCACTGTGAGAGGAGAGGACTCACCTTCTAAGGTCTCAAAGAAAGaagaagcaaagtttaatgtcagaatGGATTTCCTCAGGGATAGTCTGACAAG CTCCTCTGATATTTTAGCCGGAGAGCGACAATTATCTCAGGATTTGGTGCAATCCTCCAAAAAGGAGCAGGAGTTTCGCTCCATCTTTCAGCACGTTCAGATGAGTCAATCGCAGAAGAGTCCTTCTGAACTGTTCTCTCAGCACATCGTCACCATCGTCCACCACACTAAAG CTCAACACTTTGCAGACTCTGGAATGACTCTAAACGAGCGTTTTGCCATGTACCAAAGACGAGCAGCACAAAAGGAAATGTCGAAGCCGAGAAAAAGTCCAGAGATACACAG GAGAATTGACGTTTCCCCAAGTGCTTTTAAGAAACACTCGCAACTTTTTGAAGCGATGAAAAGCGCTGAGGATGGCAGTTACAAG GATATCGGGGAAAAGCTTAAGGGTGACTCAATGGACCTTCGCTTGGATATTGAGCGCCGTAAAAAATATTCTGCCCGAAACAGAGATTACATTCAGGACGGCGGGAGAGACGTGGGAGATTCCCCGGATTCGAGTAGGGAGAGATCTGCAGAAAAGCCCTCTAAACGCCACAAGAAGTCAAA GAAAAGTAAGAAGAAACGCTCACGTTCTAGTTCCTcgtcatcttcctcttcctcctcctcctcctcaaaatCGCACAGAGAGGAGGAGAACTTCCACCACAGAAAGTCCAATCCCAAAGACGAAGGCTTTAACAAAGCCCGACTGGGTCCGCGTGACTCCAGCGGACCCGGCGACAGAGAAGCACCGCGTGGAGGATTT CAATTTAGGATCCGAGGAAGAGGCTGGAACCGAGGGAATCATGTGGGGAACGGTGCACTCAGTAACCACTCTAATGTATCAATGCACCCAAAGCATGAAGACTGGGACCCAGAGTACACTCCTAAAAGCAAGAAATACTTCTTG CACGATGatcgagacagggagagagaaggcagGTGGCTGGACAGCCGAGGCCGCGGAAGGGGAAACTCTGTGCGCGGCAGAGCGCGGTTCATCATTCGGAAGGCCAATCTTGGCCTGAGCAACCACAGCCCCAAATGGGCCCACGATAAGTTCCAGGTCAACGGGGAGCAAGGCGAAAGACAAGTGGAAGACACAGAGCAGGACCATAAAGAAAGGGAGACCGACCAAGACACTGAGAATACTTGA